The genomic segment GAACGTCAATGCGCGGTCGCGCCCGACAGGTCCAGGGCGATGTCGACGAGCATGTCCTCCTGCCCGCCAACCATCCCACGACGCCCGGCCTCGACGAGAAGCGTTCGTGCGTCCACACCGAAGCGTTCGGCCGCCACCTCCGCGTGCCGTAGGAAGCTGGAGTACACACCGGCATAACCGAGGGTGAGCGTCTCGCGATCGACGCGCACCGGACGTTGCTGAAGCGGGCGAATCAGGTCTTCGGCGGCATCCTCGAGGGCGTTGAGATCGCAGGCGTGCTGCCAATTCATGCGGTTAGCGGCCGCGATGAACACCTCCAGAGGGGCGTTGCCCGCACCCGCACCCATACCGGCCAGTGACGCATCCACGCGGCGACACCCATGCTCGACAGCCACCATCGAGTTCGCCACCCCCAGCGACAGGTTGTGGTGGGCGTGGATGCCGACTTCTGTTTCCGGACATAGCTTTTGGCGCACCGCGTCGACACGCTCGGCGACATCGCGCATGGTCATGGCGCCGCCGGAGTCGACGACGTACACACAGCCGGCGCCAAAGCCCTCCATCAACGCGGCCTGCTCAGCCAGCGCCTGCGGAGTTGTCATGTGACTCATCATCAAGAAGCCGACGGTGTCCATGCCCATGTCGCGGGCGGCCGCGATGTGGTGCGCGGAGATATCGGCCTCGGTGCAGTGGGTGGCGACGCGCACCACGCTGGCACCCGCCCGGTGTGCGGCGGCGAGATTTCGGATGGTACCGATTCCCGGCAGGATAAGGGTCGCGATCTTGGCGCGTCGCACCACAGCGGCGACCGCCTCGATCCACTCCAAATCCGTGTGTGCACCAAACCCGTAGACGCAGCTGGACCCGCCGAGCCCGTCGCCGTGAGCGACCTCGATCGAGTCCACACCCGCGGCGTCCAGCGCCGCCGCGATGTCGGTGACCTGCCGCAGACTGTATTGGTGGCGCACCGCGTGCATCCCGTCACGCAAGGTAACGTCACTGATGTAGAGCCGCCCAGTCTCAGTGCTACCCATGGTCAGACACCCACCTTCTTCATCGCATGTGCCGCAATGCTTTTGGCGGTCGCCAGGGCCGCCGATGTCATGATGTCGAGGTTTCCGGCATGGGCGGGCAAGTAATCGGCGGCGCCCGTCACCTGCAGCAGGCTGGTGATCCTGGTGCCGATGAACTTCCCGGTCTCGGGAATGTAGAGCGCGTTGTCCGGACCGAAAGCCTCGAACTGCACCGGCTGTTTGAGCCGGTATCCGGGTACGTAACGCTGGACCCGCTCGACCATCGCCGCAATGGCCGCCTCGATGGCGACGTGGTCGCAGTCGCCCTCGACCAGGCAGTACACCGTGTTGCGCATCAGGATCGGCGGTTCGGCCGGGTTGAGGACGATCACCGCTTTGCCTCGTTGGGCTCCGCCGACGACGCGCAAAGCGGTGGCGGTGGTCTCGGTGAACTCGTCGATGTTCGCACGGGTCCCGGGCCCGGCCGACTTCGACGAGATCGATGACACGATCTCGGCGTAGGACACCGGCGCAACTTGGTTGACCGCGGCCACGATCGGCACCGTTGCCTGCCCGCCACACGTCACCATGTTGAGGTTCGGCGCGTCTATGTGGTCTTCGAGATTGACCACCGGAACGCAGAATGGGCCGATGGCAGCCGGGGTGAGGTCGAGCAGTCGTACACCGCTGTGACGCAACGCCTCCCAGTGCCTCGGGTGGGCCTCGGCAGAGCTGGCGTCGAATACCAACCGAATCTCATTGAAGCCGGGGAGGGCGAGCAACCCGTCGACCCCCTCCGAGGATGTCAGCACACCAGCGTGTTTCGCCCGTGCCAGCCCGTCAGAAGCCGGGTCGACACCGATCATCGCTGCCATGGTCAGCGGTCCCCCGCTGCGCAGGATCTTGAGCATGAGGTCGGTGCCGATGTTGCCCGACCCGATGATCGCCACCCGAAAAGCTGGACCGGTCATGGGGTTTCCTTTCGATCTACGCGAAACTGAGGCCGACCGTGCCGAGGCCGGTGATCGTGGCGGATGCTCGGTCGCCGGCCTCGACAAACGCCGCTGTCGTGTAGGAGCCGGACATCACGAATTGTCCGGCCTCGATTGCGGTTCCGTACTCGGACAACGCGTTGGCCAGCCACGCGACGGCTGCGGCCGGATCACCCATCACGGCGGTGCCCTGCCCGGTTTCGACGAGCGCATCGTTGCGGTACAGCGCCGCGGTGGTGGCGCGCAGCGCAGGCGCGTCGGACATCGGCACCCATTTGCCCAGCACCACCGCACCGGAGCTGGCGTTGTCGGCGACGGTGTCCGCCAAAGTGATCCGCCAATCGGCGATGCGGCTGTCCACGACTTCCAGCGCTGCGGCCACTGCTTCGGTGGCCGCCAGCACCTCGTCGACCGTCACCCCCGGGCCGCGCAGCGGCGCCCGCAGCAGAAACGCCACCTCGGGCTCCACCCGCGGCGCGCAGAAACCACCCCTGGGCACCGTCGTCCCGTCGGCCAGCATCATCGTGTCCAGGACGTAGCCGAAGTCAGGCTCATTGACGCCCAACAGGGTTTGCATTGGCGCCGAGGTCAGCCCGATCTTATGGCCGCGCAACTGGGCGCCCGCGCCGACATGACGGGCCAGATTGCGCCGCTGCACCCAATATGCCCGAGCCACATCGAGATTGGGGTACGACACGGTCAGCGGTGGGATTGGGCTGGCGCTCAACTGCGCGGCGTACAACCGCTGAGCCGCCGCGTCCAGCTGGGATTCCTCAGCGATCACATTGGTCATGTGAGGTCCCCGGACCCTAAGAGCTGAGTCGCCGAGTCGAAGACCAGGCGGGCGTGCAGTTCGAACAGCTTGATCAGGTCAACCGAGTCGCCGCCGACCTCCTTGGCGATGAACAGCCCGTCGGCACCGGCGATCGCGTACGTCGTCAGCAGCCGCACACTGTCCTCGTCGAGGTCGGGTGCGACATCGCGCACGATCGTCTCGAATCGGTGAAAGGCCCGGTCGCGCACCTCCAGGAACATCTCCCGGGCCCGCGGCTCGACGGGTCGACGCTCCAGCGCGAGCATCAGCCCCAGGCGGATGAAGTCGGGCGCATCAAGTAGCGCCTTGGCCACCTGCGTGCCGAGGTCGACCACCCGCTCGCGGACCATCGGCTCGCCCGGCAGCTCCAGCGCGGCCAGCCACCGGCCGAAACTTCGCTCGATGACCGCGGCTATCAGGTCGTCCTTGTCGGTGAAGTGCCAATAGATCGACGTCGGGGGCAGGCCGCTTTTCTTGCTGACCAGCGAGATCGTCGTGCCTTCGTAACCGCGTTCGGTGGCGACCTCGGTCGCCGCATCGAGGATGCGCTCGCGCGACTGTTCCCCGTTGGCGCGGGTGCGTCTGCGGGCGCGAGGTTCGCCTGCGTCGGTGCCTGTCGTCACGATGCCTCCTTCGGGGTGTTGACGGTCACGCTATAAGAGCTTACTGTATGGATCACTACATTAACAAGCGGCGAAGGGGCCGACATGAAAGACCAAAAAACCTATGACGTGGCGATCGTCGGCTATGGCCCGGTCGGCTGCACCGCAGCGAACCTGCTAGGCCAACTGGGCCTCAATGTCGTAGTGGTGGAGCGCGACCCCAACATCTATGCCCGTGCGCGCGCCATCTCCACCGACGAGGAAGTCGTTCGCATCTGGCAGCAGGTCGGGCTGGCCGATCGCCTCAACGCCGATATGCAGCCCGGCTCCGGGGCGGCGTTCGTCGACGCCAACGGCGTGCCGTTCGTCAGGCTGACGCCCGTGTCGCGGGGCAACGGTCACCCGCCGCAACAGTTCATCTATCAACCCGCGCTGGAGAAGGTGCTGCGCGAAGGGGTCGACCGCTTCCCCAACGTGTCCGTTCTGCTCAACCACGAATGTCTGCGGCTCATCCCCCAAGACGACGGGATCGAATTGATGCTGGCCGACCTCACCACCGACGAGTTCCGCCGGATCCGTGCCTCCTACGTGATCGCCGCCGACGGCGGCTCAAGTGCCATTCGTGCCCAGCTGGGTGTCGGGTTCACCGGCCGCACCTACGCCGAGCGCTGGATCGTCATCGACACCAAAGTGCTCCAGGAGTGGCCCGGCCACGACCGGCTTCGGTTCCATTGCAACCCCGACCGGCCGACCGTGGACTGTCCCACCCCGCTGGGACACCACCGCTGGGAGTTCCCGGTGCGTGACGAGGAAGACGAGAACGACTTCCTGAACGAGGAGGCGATCTGGAAGGTGTTGAGCCGCCAGGGAATATCGCCCGACAACGTGCGTATCCTCGGCTTCGCCTGCTACAGCCACCATGTCCGCTTCGCCGACCGGTGGCGGGCGGGCCGGATATTTTTGGCCGGAGACGCCGCACACGCGATGCCTCCGTGGATCGGCCAGGGTATGTGTGCGGGTGTGCGCGATGTGGCGAACCTGTGCTGGAAGCTCGGCGCCGTGCTGAACGGGTCGCTGCCGGAATCCGTGCTCGACACCTACCAGGCCGAGCGCTTACCCCATGTCAAAGAGGTAACCAACCGCGCGGTCAAGACCGGCAACCTCATCATTGAGCGAAATCGGTTGCGGGCAAAGGCGCGCAATCATTTCTTCCGCACAGCCAGCAAGGTGCCGTACTTTCCCAGCTGGTTGCGCAATCACCGGTGGCTGCCCGACGCGCGCTACCGCGACGGCCTACTGGCGCACAACGGAAACGGGGCCGTCGGCTGGCTCATCCCGCAACCGTGCGTCCTCGACGAAAAAGGCGACAACGTCCGTCTCGATGACGTAATCGGCGGCCGCTGGACGGTGCTGCACACCGGGCGCGCAGCCCAATGTCCGGACTGGCGGGCAGCCGGCGTGCCCGTCCTGCAGGTCACCTCGCCCGGGAGCGTTCCGCGTGCGGACTGCGTCGTCGACAACGACGGGTCGCTCATCGCCTGGCTCGGCAAGAAGGGCGCCTCGGTGGTGGCCGTTCGGCCCGATGGCTTCGTCTACGCCGGCGCCGGTGATCGCCAGCCCTTGCCCCCACCGCCGCCCGGCTTCAAGTCGTAAGGAGAAACAATGAGTATCGGCACCATCACCGAACGCACCATACGTGTCCACGGAAAAGAGATCTTCGTTGCCGAGAGCGGCACCGGCCCTGCCGTCGTCTTGCTGCACGGCGGCGGCCCGGGCGCGTCGGGCATGTCGAATTACGTCCGCAACGTCGACGCGCTGGCCGCAAACTTCCGCGTCCTCGTTCCAGACATGCCGGGCTATGGACGCTCCACCAAGGGTGTCGACCGCCGAGATCCGTTCGGATACCTCGCCGATCACATCCGGGGCATGCTCGACGAGCTCGGCATCGGCAGTGCGCATCTGGTCGGAAATTCCTACGGCGGCTCGTGCGCGCTGCGACTGGCCCTAGACACTCCGGACCGAGTCGACAAGCTTGTGCTGATGGGTCCCGGCGGCGTCGGAACCAGCCGCGGATTGCCCAGCGAGGGGTTGCGCAAGCTGCTGGCGTACTACGGCGGCGACGGACCGAGCCGGCAGAAGCTGCGCGCGTTCATCCGCTCCTACCTGGTGCATGACGCGGACGCGGTGCCCGACGCGCTGATCGAGTCGCGTTACCAGGCGTCGATCGATCCCGAGGTCGTTGCCAACCCTCCCCTGCAACGCCCGTCCGGGTTACGCACCCTGTGGCGCATGGACTTCACCCGCGACCGCAGACTCGGCAGCCTCGCCACGCCAACGCTGATCATCTGGGGGCGTGACGACAAGGTCAATAAACCCGGCGGCGCGGCGATGCTGGCAGACCGGATGCCCAACGCCGACGTCCTGCTCGCCGCGCGCACCGGGCACTGGGTGCAGTGGGAGCGCGCCGAACTATTCAACGCAGTCACCACTGCATTTCTGAAAAGCTGAGGATCAAAATGTCTACCGCTCAACCATCTTCGGTGTTCGGCAACGTTCAGCTGGGTTATGTCGTGATCGAAACCAACAAGATCGGCGACTGGATACGGTTCGGCCGCGACGCGGTCGGCATGCACCTCGACGAGCTGACGCCCGACACTGTCCGATTCCGCCTTGACGACAACGAATGTCGAGTGCTGCTCCGGCGGGGGCCAGCCGAGGATGTCGTCGCGCTGGGTTGGCAGCTCGACGGGCATGCGACCTTCGACGAGATCGGTCGCCGCGTCGCCGACCACGCAGTGCCCAGCGTCGAGGGAACCGAAGAAGAAGAGAAGCTGCGTGGTGTCGAGCGCTTCCTGCGGTTTCCCGGCCCGCATGGGCTCGCCCAAGAGGTTTACACCACCGCCCGCACCGCGCCGTTGTCCCTGGACATACCGGGAAGCGGATTCGTCACGGGCGCAGGTGGAATGGGCCACGTCGCCCTCGCGACCAAGAAGCCACACCAAGTGCGTGGCTACTACAACCACGTGTTCGATGCGAGGCTTTCGGACTACATCGACGAAACGATCAGCGGAATGAAGTTCAAGATCCGATTCCTCCGGGTCAACGAACGACACCATTCCGTGGCGATCGCGTCGGTGAATGCCTTGCCAATCAACCCGATTCGCACCCGCGTCCAACACGTCAACGTCCAGGTGGCCACACTCGACGACATGGTCGGTTCCTATCAGCGAAGCAAGGAACTGGGATTCGGCATCGCGCTGTCGGTGGGCCAGCACACCAACGACAAGGAACTGTCTTACTACGCCATGACGCCGTCGGGATTCGAGTGGGAGGTCGGGTGGAACCCGATCGTGGTCGACGAATCCACGTGGAGCCCCACCACGCACCAGGGAATCAGCATCTGGGGGCACCAGCCGGAAGGGCAGACCGTCATCGACAAGCTCAACCAGTTTGCGGTGGCCGCGCGCTCGGTGCTGCAGCGGGAAGACACGGTCGCCCCGCTGAGCGCACCCGGGATCGCCGACGACTAGGAGCGGCGTCGAGCTGGGCGGCTAGGCCAGCTTGGCTAACAGCAGGGCCTCGGCTATGGCCGCGCGTTCCAGCACGCCCAAGTGCAGACTCTCGTTGATGCTGTGTGCCTGGGTTGCGGGATCTTCGACTCCGGTCACCAGGATTTTCGCCTGCGGGAACGCCTCGGCGAACTCCGCGATGAACGGGATCGACCCACCCATGCCCATGTCGATCGCGTCGGTGCCCCACGCCTGCCGGAACGCCTGGCGCGCGGCGTCGTAGACGCTGCCGCTGGCATCGATGGCGTAGGGCTCACCGATGTCGCCGCGGGTGACGCTGATCTGCGCGCCCCACGGGGTGTGCTGTTGCAGGTGCGCGGTCAACGCGTCCAGGTGTGCGGCCGCGTCGCCGCCGGGCGCCACCCGCATGCTGATCTTGGCGGCCGCGCGCGGGATCAGCGTGTTCGACGCCTTGTCGATCGGCGTGGTGTCGATGCCGATCACGGTGATCGCGGGTTTGGCCCAAAGCCGCTGCGGCGCCGAACCCGAACCGATCTCGGACACCCCGTCCAGCAGGCCGGAGTCGGCTCGCACCCGCTCGGGCGGGTAATCCACTGCGGCGGCGGTGCTTTCGTGTAAGCCGGTGACGGCCACGTTGCCGTCGTCGTCGTGCAGGCTGGCCAGCAGTCGCACCAGCACGCTCAGCGCGTCGGGCACCACGCCGCCCCAAATGCCCGAGTGCAGGCCGTGGTCGAGGGTGGCCACTTCGACCACGCAGTCGACCAGGCCACGCAGCGTCACGGTGAGCGCCGGGGTTTCGGTGCTCCAGTTGTCCGAGTCGGCAATGACGATCACGTCGGCGGCCAGCGCATCGCGGTGGGCGGCCAGCAGCCGGCCCAGCGACGGCGACCCGGATTCCTCTTCGCCTTCGACGAAGACCGTCACGCCCACCGGCGGTTGGCCGCCGTGCGCCCGGAATGCGGCCAAATGCGTTGCGATACCGGCCTTGTCGTCGGCGCTGCCGCGCCCGTACAGCCGTCCGTCGCGCTCGGTCGGCTCGAACGGCGGCGATGACCACTGCTCGCGGTCGCCTTCGGGCTGCACGTCGTGGTGAGCATAAAGCAGCACGGTGGGCGCGCCGGCCGGTGCCGGATGATGCGCGATGACAGCCGGAGCGCCGCCCTCGCTGACGATATGGACATCGCTAAAACCGGCCTGGGACAACAGATCCGCCACTGCATGCGCGCTGCGATGCACCTCGTCACGGCGGCCCGGATCGGCCCACACCGATTCGATCCGCACCAGGTCCTCGAGATCGCGGCGCACCGACGGCAAGATTTCGCGGACGCGTTCGACAAGATCGCTCATGATCTCGAGGCTAGCTCGTCGGCGCGGCCAGGCCGCTCAGGACGTTTCGAGGATGGCGACCGCAGCCGCGGTATCCCCTTCGTGGGTCAGCGACACATGGATCGTGACGTCGGCCAGATGCTTGGCGATGTCTCCGGTCAACCGCACCCGCGGCCGTCCCCACATGTCGGTGACGACCTCGATGTCGCGGTGAATGTCCTCGCGCAGGATCGGCCGCTGGGAGAACCGTGACCCGGACCAGGCCTTGATCACGGCTTCCTTGGCGGCCCATCGGGCGGCCAAGTGACGCGCCGCCGACGAACTCTTGTCGGAGGCGTCACGACGCTCACCCGGCGTAAATGTTTCGGAGAACACCGTTCCCGGTTGGTCAACCTGGTCGGCGAAATCCGGAATGGAGACGAGATCGATCCCCACACCGACAATGCCCATGGCTGGCCAGGTTAACCGATCGCCAAAGTCATCCGGCAGGCACCTCGTAGGCGTCGTCGTCGCCCAGTCGCGCGACCGGGTTCAGCAGCATCGAAGCCTCCTGGCGCTTCTCCGGCGAGCTGTGATCGAAACGACGGTCCGGGGGCCGCTGGTACATCGGCTCGCCGCCGGCGATGGCCGACACCAACCGGCGCTGACCGGCCAGCACGCGTGCCTCCGCGCGCCGCTGGTAGTCCTCGCGCTCGCCCGGGTCCAACGTGGCGATGAACGCCTGCGGGTGCACCAGCGCGACCAGCCCGGACACGTGACCGAACCCGAGGCTGGTCAGCATCCCGGCCTTGAGCGGGAACTTCCCGCCGAGGCGCAAGGTGTCGCGCACCCAGACGAAGTGGGCCGAACCGGACAGCTCGTCGTCGACGCAGTCCAGGCTGCGGTTCGGCGGGATCACGCCGTCGCGCAGCATCTGGCACAGCCCCATCATCTGGAAGACCGCCGCTCCACCCTTGGCGTGCCCGGTGAGGCTCTTCTGCGACACGATGAACAGCGGAGCACCCTCGGAGCGCCCCAGCGAGTCGGCCAGCCGCTCGTGCAGCTCGGTCTCGTTGGGATCGTTGGCCAGCGTCGACGTGTCGTGCTTGGAGATCACCGCGATGTCGTCGGGGCCGACACCCAGCTTGGCCAATTCGCGTGCCAGTGGCGACTCCTTGCCGCCGCGGCCTGCGCCGAGTGCACCCAGGCCGGGGGCCGGGATCGAGGTGTGCACACCGTCTCCAAAGGACTGCGCGAAGCCCACCACCGCGAGCACCGGCAGACCCATCTTCAGCGCCAGGTCACCGCGCGCCAGCAGGATGGTGCCGCCACCCTGGGCTTCGACGAAGCCGAGCCGCCGACGGTCGTTGGGCCGCGAGAACTTCGAGTCCGCGATGCCGCGGTCGCGCATCATCTCGGTGCTGGCGGTGGCCGCCATGTCACCGAAGCCGATGATGCCTTCCAGCGTCAAGTCGTCGATACCGCCGGCCACGACCATCTCGGCCTTACCCAACCGGATCTTGTCGACGCCCTCCTCGACCGACACCGCTGCCGTCGCGCACGCGGCGACGGGGTGAATCATCGAGCCGTAGCTGCCGATGTAGGACTGAACCACGTGCGCGGCAACGATGTTCGGCAGAACTTCCTGGAAGATGTCGTTCGGCTTGTTACGGCCCAACAGGTTTCCGTGGTACATCGTCTGCATAGAGCTGCCACCACCCATACCGGTGCCCATGGTGTTGGCCACCAGGCTCGGGTGCACGTAGCGCATCACTTCGGCGGGACTGAACCCGGCGGACAGGAACGCGTCGACGGTCGCGACGATGTTCCACACCGCAAGGCGGTCGATGGAACTGGCCATGTCCGCGCTGATGCCCCACACGGTCGGGTCGAACCCGGTCGGGACCTGGCCGCCGACCACACGCGACAGCTTGTTCTTCCGCGGCACCCGAATCTCGGTGCCCGCCTTGCGGATAACCTGCCAGTCGCTCGAGTCGGGCACCGGCCGGATCACCGTGTGCTCGGGGTCGAACTCGGCGAACGCGCGGGCGTCGGCCTCGGACGAGACGACGAACGCGAAGTCCTTGTCCAGGAACACCGACACCAGCAGCGGCGACGCGTGGTCCGGGTCGATCGAGCCGTCGTCGACGAACTCCCGGATGCCGCAGCGCTCGACGACGATGTCGTGGTAGCGCTCGACCAGGTCGGCCTCGTCGATCAGGTCACCGGAAGCCGTGTCATACCAACCCGGTTGAGGGTCGTCCTCCCAGCGGATCAACCCGGTGGTCCAGGCCAGCTCGAGGACACCCGCGGCCGACAGCTCGTTGTCGACCTCCATCTCGAAGCGGGTGCGCGAGGATCCGTACGGGCCGAGTTCGGCGCCGCCGACGATCACCACGAGGTCGGCCGGGTCGAGATCGAGGTCGGCCCATTCCGGCGGCGGCGCCGGGGTGAATCCGCGCGGCGGGGACGGCAGCGCGGCAACGGTCTCCGGGTTACCCCGGCCGCTCTCGTCGTCTTCGACTGCCTCCGAAGACATCTCCTCGCGCGCCTTGGCGGCCAACTCGGCCATGTCGAGTTCGACGTCACCGAGGCCGCCGGTCAGATCCGCCTCGATCGGCTTGCCCGCCGCGGCCACCTTCGACTCCACGTCGCAGAGGGCCAGCAGCATCCCGGCCATCTCGTCGGTGGAGTAGGTGGTGACACCGGCCTCCTCGACGGCGGTGACGATGGCGTCGTTGTGACCCATCAGTCCGGTGCCGCGGGTCCAGCCAATCAGCGCGTGCGCCAAGCTGACTCGCGCGGCCCACGAGGATTCGGCGTGCCAGCGGCTCACCAGCGCGTCCAGCGCGGCCTTGGCCTCTCCGTAAGCGCCGTCACCGCCGAACATTCCGCGGTTGGGCGAGCCCGGCAGCACCACGTGCAGGCGTGACGCGATGTCGCGCTCGGCGCCGATCTTAGACAGGCCGCCGATCAGCCGCTGCACGGCCCACAGCAGAACCTTCATCTCCATCTCGGAGCGTGAACCGGCCTCCGACAGATCGCCGGCCACCCGCGGTGCCGCGAACGGGAACAGCAGTGTCGGGGTCTGAGCATCCTTGATGTGAATCGACTGCGGCCCAAGGCTTTCGCTCTGCTCGGTACCGACCCATTCGACCAGGGCGTCGATGTCGGCGTAGGAGGCCATGTTGGCCGCGACCACCCACAGCGTCGCACCGAACCGGGCGTGGTCGCGGTACAGGTTGCGGTAGAACGCCAGCCGCTCATCGTCAAGCTTGGACGTCGTGGCGATGACGGTGGCACCGCCGTCGAGCAGACGCGCCACGACCGACGCGGCGATCGAACCCTTCGACGCCCCGGTGACGACCGCGACTTCGCTGCTGTAGCGGCCGGGGTCCGGGTTCTCGGCGCCCGCGGCGATGCGGCCAAACAGCGAGGCGTGGATCTGCTGGCCCGCGGCCAGCGCCTTGCCTTGCCACCAAGTCGCCTGGGTGGCGACGACGTGGCCGGCACCCTCGAAGCGCTCCGACAGGCGCACCCAATCGGCGTCGATGTCGCCCTCGTCGGTCAGCCACAGCTTGACCAGGTCCTCGCGGGCGCTGGCCCAGCGGTCGTCGAACACGACCGCCTTCTTGGCCTCGAACGCCGGCGCCACCAAACGTGGCCATTCCGAACCTAATTCGGCGGTAATCAGGTCGATCAGCTCGGCGTCGGTGGCCACCGGCGATGCGCTGACCGTGTCGTCGAGACCCAGCTGACCCAGCACCAGGCGGGCCGCCGAAGCCAGCACGCCGTCACGGCCGGTGATCTGATCGGTGAACTCCGACAGTGCGGCGGCGTCGATCGTCGCCCCGCCACCACCACCCGCCGCAGGCAGCGACACCGAAACACCATGGCGCGCAGCGACCGAGGCGACCGCGGCGTCGATGGCCTTGTCGACCGACGCGGCGTCGCCCAGCGCGCCCTCGTGCAGGTGCCCGAGGGCACCGCCGCGGACGCTGGTGCCCTCGCGGGTTCCCAGCGCGACCTCGACGACGACGTGCTTGGCCCACCCCTCGCCGAGCTCCCAGGTCTTGGTGACCCGCTCGGTGATCGCGGCCGGCCGCTTGCCGGACGGCCCGAGGACCGTGCGCAGCTGGTCGTTGATCGCATCGGAAAGCACTGGCCCGTAAGGCTTGTAGGTGCGCGCCAGCTTGGTCACCTGCGACCGCAGCCCGGCCAGGTCGGCCTCTGCGGCACCGTCGATGGCGCCCAGGTTGAGCTCCGAACCCAGGTCGACCAGCAGCTGGTTACGCCGCGACGACGCACCGTCGGTGATGGACTCGATGGAGTCCAGCTGCTCGATCTGGTCGATGCGCATCTTGGCCGACAACGCGATCAGCGCCAAAGTGGCGTCGGCCGCGTCGAAT from the Mycobacterium lentiflavum genome contains:
- the acpS gene encoding holo-ACP synthase AcpS, which translates into the protein MGIVGVGIDLVSIPDFADQVDQPGTVFSETFTPGERRDASDKSSSAARHLAARWAAKEAVIKAWSGSRFSQRPILREDIHRDIEVVTDMWGRPRVRLTGDIAKHLADVTIHVSLTHEGDTAAAVAILETS